GAATGGGTTTCCACGTTCAGTCCCGGCACACCGTTCGCGACCGCCGTCGCGATCGAACAACTCACGTCCTTCCTGCCGGGCGGGGAATGGTTCCCCGGCCACCGGTTATCGCGAGACTTCTCCACCCAAAGTTCATAGCAAGCAGAAAGAGAGCACGATGTTCCAGCAACGGCCCCAGCAGCTTTGGTGGGTTCAGTGACGTCCGGCACCGTTATGCCGATCGTCCGCGTCGCCATTCTCGCGGACAGCCGGTTGACGGAGATGGCATTGCCCACCGAGTTGCCGCTGCGCGAAATCCTGCCGGCGGTACAGCGTCTGGTGGTTCCCACGGCCGGCAACGGTGACAGCGCCGACGGCGCCGCAGCCGCCCCCTACCTGAGCCTGGCCCCGATCGGTGGAGCACCGTTCAGTCTGGATGCGAGCCTGGACACCGTCGGAGTCGTCGACGGGGATCTGCTTGCCCTGCAGCCGGTGCCGACGGGCCCCGCCGCCCCGGGAATCGTCGAAGACATCGCCGACGCCGCCATGATCTTCTCGGCCTCGCGGCGTAACCCCTGGGGCGTCAAGCAGATTCAGCGCGGCGCGCTGGTCGCGGTGATCGCTGTGACGCTGCTGGCCACCGGCTTGTCGGTGGCTCACCGGGTCGCCACCGGCGCGCTCGCCGGTTTGGTCGCGGTCAGCGCGCTCGCGGCTGTCGTCGCGATCACCGGCTTGCTGAGCACCGGCCGTTCCCCGCGCACGGGCGTCGCGTTGTCGATTACGGCGCTGGTGCCGATCGCGGCGGCGCTGGCGCTGGCGGTGCCCGGCAGGTTCGGAGCGGCGCAGGTGTTGTTGGCCGCTGCCGGTGTCGCCGCATGGTCGCTGATCGCCCTGATCGTCCCCAGCACCGAACGAGAGCGCGCGGTCGGCTTTTTCACCGCCTCGGCGGTGGTCGGCCTTGCCGTCGCATTGGCGGCCGGGGCCGAAATGCTCTGGCGGCTGCCGATACTGACTCTTGGTTGCGGTCTGATCGTCGCGGCGCTGTTGATCACGATCCAGGCGGCTCAGCTTTCCGCGCTGTGGGCGCGGTTCCCGCTGCCGGTGATTCCGGCGCCCGGGGATCCCACGCCGTCGGCGCCGTCGTTGCGTGTGCTGGAGGACCTGCCACGCCGGGTGCGGATCAGCGACGCCCACCAGAACGGTTTCATCGCCGCCGCCGTCCTGCTCGGCGTCCTGGGCTCGGTGGCGATCGCGCTGCGGCCCGAAACGCTGAGCATCGCGGGCTGGTATGTGGTGGCGGCGGCTTCGGCGGCGGCCGCGCTGCGGGCGCGGGTATGGGATTCGGCCGCGTGCAAGGCGTGGCTGTTGGCCCAGCCGTTCCTGGTGGCCGGCGCGTTGTTGGTGTTCTATGCCGCGACCGGACGTTTCGTCGGCGCCTTCGCCGCGGTGCTGGTGCTGACGGTGCTCGTGCTGGCCTGGGTCGTGGTGGCACTGAACCCGTCGATCGCCTCGCCGGACAGCTACTCACTGCCGCTGCGCCGGTTGGTGGGTTTCGTCGCGGCCGGCCTCGACGCGTCCCTGATCCCGGTCATGGCGTTTCTGGTCGGTCTGTTCGCCTGGGTGCTCAATCGATGAGACGTGCCGCTGGATTGGGTTGCTGCACGGCACTTCTGGTGCTGATGCAGGGCCCGGTGATCGCGGTGGCGCCGCCGGCGCTGGCCGTCAGCCCGCCGGTGGTGGACGCTGCGGCGCAACCGCCGAGCGGGTCGCCGGGGCCGGTGCAGACAATGGAGCAGCGCGGCCCGTGCAGCGTCTCCGGCGTCATCCCGGGCAGCGACCCGGGCACGCCGACACCCAGCCAGACCCTGCTGAATCTCCCTGCGGCATGGCAGTTCTCCCGTGGTGAGGGCCAGCTGGTGGCCATCATCGACACCGGCGTGCGCCCGGGCCCGCGGCTGAACAATGTGGATGCCGGCGGCGACTTCGTGGAGTCCACCGACGGCCTGACCGATTGCGACGGGCACGGCACGCTCGTCGCCGGCATCGTCGCAGGCCAGCCCGGAGACGACGGGTTCTCCGGTGTGGCGCCGGCGGCACGGCTGCTGTCGCTGCGGGTGACGTCGGCCAAGTTCTCCCCGCGCACCCCGGGCGGTGACCCGACGCTGGCGCGGGCGGCCATCGACATCGAGGCGCTGGCCCGCGCCATTGTGCACGCGGCCGATCGCGGCGCCCGGGTCATCAACATCTCCGCGATCACCTGCCTGCCGGCCGACCGCACCGTGGACCAGGCCGCGCTGGGAGCGGCGATCAAGTATGCGGCGGTGGACAAGGACGTCGTGATCGTGGCCGCCGCGGGCAACAGCGGCCCGACCGGATCGGTCGCCGGCGGCACATCGTGCGACTCCAACCCGCTCACCGACCTGAGCCGCCCCAGCGATCCGCGCAACTGGGCCGGCGTCACGTCGGTCTCCGTCCCGTCGTGGTGGCAGCCCTACGTGCTGTCGGCGGCCTCCGTCTCATCTGACGGCCGCCCCTCGAAGTTCACTATGGCCGGTCCGTGGGTCGGCATCGCCGCGCCGGGGGAGAACATCGCCTCGGTGAGCAACGCCGATGGCGGCGGTCTGGCCAACGGCCTGCCCGACGACCACCAGCAACTGATCCCACTCAGCGGCACCAGCTACGCGGCCGGTTATGTGTCCGGCGTCGCGGCGCTGGTCCGCGCCAAGTACCCGGACCTGCCGGCCGCCGAGGTGGTGCGCCGCCTCACCGCGACCGCGCAGAACGGTCCGCGGGATCCGTCCAACGTCGTCGGGGCCGGCACCCTGGATGCGGTAGCGGCGCTGACCTGGCAACTGTCACCGGCTGCCGGCGGGGCACCGGCCCCGGCATCGGTCAAGCCGGTCGCCGTGCCGCCGTCCGCGGCGCCCGAGGACACCACACCGCGCAACGTCGCACTCGCCGGAGCCGGCGTGCTGACGTTGCTCGTCATCATCACCGCAGCGACGGTGGCGGTAGTGCGCCGCCGGAAGGAGTCCACTCCGTGAGCCATTCGATTCCCGCGCCGGGGGCCGCCAGGATCAGTCTGGCGCTGCTGGCCGTGGTGCCGGCCGCGTTAGCTTTTTCTGGAGCCTTTTCCGGGGCCTACCCGTGGCAGTCCACCCGGGCCTACTGGTTGATCGGCATCGCCGTGGCGGCGCTGATCC
This genomic stretch from Mycobacterium paragordonae harbors:
- the mycP gene encoding type VII secretion-associated serine protease mycosin codes for the protein MQGPVIAVAPPALAVSPPVVDAAAQPPSGSPGPVQTMEQRGPCSVSGVIPGSDPGTPTPSQTLLNLPAAWQFSRGEGQLVAIIDTGVRPGPRLNNVDAGGDFVESTDGLTDCDGHGTLVAGIVAGQPGDDGFSGVAPAARLLSLRVTSAKFSPRTPGGDPTLARAAIDIEALARAIVHAADRGARVINISAITCLPADRTVDQAALGAAIKYAAVDKDVVIVAAAGNSGPTGSVAGGTSCDSNPLTDLSRPSDPRNWAGVTSVSVPSWWQPYVLSAASVSSDGRPSKFTMAGPWVGIAAPGENIASVSNADGGGLANGLPDDHQQLIPLSGTSYAAGYVSGVAALVRAKYPDLPAAEVVRRLTATAQNGPRDPSNVVGAGTLDAVAALTWQLSPAAGGAPAPASVKPVAVPPSAAPEDTTPRNVALAGAGVLTLLVIITAATVAVVRRRKESTP
- the eccD gene encoding type VII secretion integral membrane protein EccD, coding for MPIVRVAILADSRLTEMALPTELPLREILPAVQRLVVPTAGNGDSADGAAAAPYLSLAPIGGAPFSLDASLDTVGVVDGDLLALQPVPTGPAAPGIVEDIADAAMIFSASRRNPWGVKQIQRGALVAVIAVTLLATGLSVAHRVATGALAGLVAVSALAAVVAITGLLSTGRSPRTGVALSITALVPIAAALALAVPGRFGAAQVLLAAAGVAAWSLIALIVPSTERERAVGFFTASAVVGLAVALAAGAEMLWRLPILTLGCGLIVAALLITIQAAQLSALWARFPLPVIPAPGDPTPSAPSLRVLEDLPRRVRISDAHQNGFIAAAVLLGVLGSVAIALRPETLSIAGWYVVAAASAAAALRARVWDSAACKAWLLAQPFLVAGALLVFYAATGRFVGAFAAVLVLTVLVLAWVVVALNPSIASPDSYSLPLRRLVGFVAAGLDASLIPVMAFLVGLFAWVLNR